A window of Dromiciops gliroides isolate mDroGli1 chromosome X, mDroGli1.pri, whole genome shotgun sequence contains these coding sequences:
- the LOC122733533 gene encoding uncharacterized protein LOC122733533: MYDGYNNVHESQHQRPSECGSNPTPEDGTRTSQRRGDFRMYRQWKTHQIWKAAFCNLQESSRISSQRIDTSMRTLVSDSAFCSDCGPVVILFTITATIIIRFHRQHQHRRHHCQQQQWHHHCHHCYCCHCHHCHRGRPLCCHHLRCRHRCPLCRRRLCWRRHSHHPATTVTTVIVVVTAALSAAAVVVIVTVISAATATTVIVVIVVIVTVVSAAATATTVIVVIVVIVTVVVTAALSAAAVVVVTVVSAAATTVTTVVVVTVVSAAATTVTTVVVVIVVVIVVVITVVSAAAATATTVVVVIVVVIVVVITVVSAAAATATTVVVVTVVSAAATTVTTVVVVIVVVSAAAVVVVTVISAAATTATTVVVVTVVSATAATATTVIIVIVVVTAALSATVAIVIVTVVSAAAATATTVIIVTVVSAAATTAAAVVVIVIVTVVSAAAATATTVVVITVVSAAATTATTVVVITVVSAAAATATTVVIVIVVVTAALSAAVAIVIVTVVSAAAATATTVIVVTIVSAAATTAAAVVVIVIVTVVSAAAATATTVVVVIVVVIVVVITVVSAAAATATTVVVVTVISAAAATVTTVVVVIVVVSAAAVVVVTVVSAAATTATTVVVVIVVVVTVVSAAAATAAAVVVIVIVTVVSAAAATATTVVVVIVVVIVVVITVVSAAAATATTVVVVTVISAAAATVTTVVVVIVVVSAAAVVVVTVVSAAATTATTVVVVIVVVVTVVSAAAATAAAVVVIVIVTVVSAAAATATTVVVVVIVVVIVIVVVVTVVVTTALSATIVVAVVSAATATATTVIVIIVVVTAALSAAVTVVVVTVVSAAATTATTVIVIIVVVTAALSAAVVITIVSAAAAIATTVVVVIVVVTAALSASVFIITVVSAAATTATTIVIIVIVITTVAAIVAATIMAATVVVVVIVITATLLFGPE; this comes from the exons atgtATGATGGCTACAATAATGTTCATGAAAGCCAGCACCAAAGGCCATCAGAATGTGGAAGCAATCCAACCCCTGAGGATGGAACCCGGACATCTCAAAGAAGAGGAGACTTCAG AATGTACCGACAGTGGAAGACTCATCAAATATGGAAAGCTGCTTTCTGCAATCTACAGGAG AGTTCCAGGATCAGCAGCCAGAGAATAGACACCAGCATGAGAACATTGGTTTCAGACAGTGCTTTCTGCAGTGACTGTGGGCCTGTGGTCATCCTCTTTACCATCACTGCCACCATCATCATTCGTTTTCATCGTCAGCATCAGCATCGTCGTCATCATtgtcagcagcagcagtggcatcATCACTGCCACCATTGCTACTGCTGccattgtcatcattgtcatcgtGGCCGTCCTCTCTGCTGCCACCATCTGCGTTGTCGTCACCGCTGCCCTCTCTGCCGCCGTCGTCTCTGCTGGCGCCGCCACAGCCACCACC CTGCCACCACAGTCACCACCGTCATCGTCGTCGTCACCGCTGCCCTCTCTGCCGCCGCCGTCGTCGTCATCGTCACCGTCATCTCTGCCGCCACAGCCACCACCGTCATCGTCGTCATCGTTGTCATCGTCACCGTCGTCTCTGCTGCCGCCACAGCCACCACCGTCATCGTCGTCATCGTTGTCATCGTCACCGTCGTCGTCACCGCTGCCCTCTCTGCCGCCGCCGTCGTCGTCGTCACCGTCGTCTCTGCCGCCGCCACCACAGTCACCACCGTCGTCGTCGTCACCGTCGTCTCTGCCGCCGCCACCACAGTCACCACCGTCGTCGTCGTCATCGTTGTCGTCATCGTTGTCGTCATCACGGTCGTCTCTGCCGCTGCCGCCACAGCCACCACCGTCGTCGTCGTCATCGTTGTCGTCATCGTTGTCGTCATCACGGTCGTCTCTGCCGCTGCCGCCACAGCTACCACCGTCGTCGTTGTCACCGTCGTCTCTGCCGCCGCCACCACAGTCACCACCGTCGTCGTTGTCATCGTTGTCGTCTCTGCCGCCGCCGTCGTCGTCGTCACCGTCATCTCTGCCGCCGCCACCACAGCCACCACCGTCGTCGTCGTCACCGTCGTCTCTGCCACCGCCGCCACAGCCACCACTGTCATCATCGTCATAGTTGTCGTCACCGCTGCCCTCTCTGCCACCGTCGCCATCGTCATCGTCACCGTCGTCTCTGCCGCCGCCGCCACAGCCACCACCGTCATCATCGTCACCGTCGTCTCTGCCGCCGCCACCACAGCCGCCGCTGTCGTCGTCATCGTCATCGTCACCGTCGTCTCTGCCGCCGCCGCCACAGCCACCACTGTCGTCGTCATCACCGTCGTCTCTGCCGCCGCCACCACAGCCACCACCGTCGTCGTCATCACCGTCGTCtctgccgccgccgccac AGCCACCACTGTCGTCATCGTCATAGTTGTCGTCACCGCTGCCCTCTCTGCCGCCGTCGCCATCGTCATCGTCACCGTCGTCTCTGCCGCCGCCGCCACAGCCACCACCGTCATCGTCGTCACCATCGTCTCTGCCGCCGCCACCACAGCCGCCGCTGTCGTCGTCATCGTCATCGTCACCGTCGTCTCTGCCGCCGCCGCCACAGCCACCACCGTCGTCGTCGTCATCGTTGTCGTCATCGTTGTCGTCATCACGGTCGTCTCTGCCGCTGCCGCCACAGCCACCACCGTCGTCGTCGTCACCGTCATCTCTGCCGCCGCTGCCACAGTCACCACCGTCGTCGTTGTCATCGTTGTCGTCTCTGCCGCCGCCGTCGTCGTCGTCACCGTCGTCTCTGCCGCCGCCACCACAGCCACCACTGTCGTCGTCGTCATCGTCGTCGTCGTCACCGTCGTCTCTGCCGCCGCCGCCACAGCCGCCGCTGTCGTCGTCATCGTCATCGTCACCGTCGTCTCTGCCGCCGCCGCCACAGCCACCACCGTCGTCGTCGTCATCGTTGTCGTCATCGTTGTCGTCATCACGGTCGTCTCTGCCGCTGCCGCCACAGCCACCACCGTCGTCGTCGTCACTGTCATCTCTGCCGCCGCTGCCACAGTCACCACCGTCGTCGTTGTCATCGTTGTCGTCTCTGCCGCCGCCGTCGTCGTCGTCACCGTCGTCTCTGCCGCCGCCACCACAGCCACCACTGTCGTCGTCGTCATCGTCGTCGTCGTCACCGTCGTCTCTGCCGCCGCCGCCACAGCCGCCGCCGTCGTCGTCATCGTCATCGTCACCGTCGTCTCTGCCGCCGCCGCCACAGCCACCAccgtcgtcgtcgtcgtcatcGTCGTCGTCATCGTCATCGTCGTCGTCGTCACCGTTGTCGTCACCACTGCCCTCTCTGCCACCATCGTCGTCGCCGTCGTCTCTGCCGCCACTGCCACAGCCACCACCGTCATCGTCATCATCGTTGTCGTCACCGCTGCCCTCTCTGCTGCCGTCACCGTCGTCGTCGTCACCGTCGTCTCTGCCGCCGCCACCACAGCCACCACCGTCATCGTCATCATCGTTGTCGTCACCGCTGCCCTCTCTGCCGCCGTCGTCATCACCATCGTCTCTGCTGCCGCTGCCATAGCCACCACTGTCGTCGTCGTCATCGTTGTCGTCACCGCtgccctctctgcctctgtcttcaTCATCACCGTCGTCTCTGCTGCCGCCACCACAGCCACCACCATCGTCATCATTGTCATCGTCATCACCACTGTTGCCGCCATCGTTGCTGCCACCATCATGGCAGCCACCGTTGTCGTCGTCGTCATTGTCATCACTGCCACCTTGTTGTTTGGGCCAGAGTGA